In one Nicotiana sylvestris chromosome 8, ASM39365v2, whole genome shotgun sequence genomic region, the following are encoded:
- the LOC138876009 gene encoding uncharacterized protein gives MRGHIQRHCHISRQGAGRGTTQSSSPTAATSSTPSPARGTPAPAGYGIARGGAQSSRGPSRFYSMSGRQTVEASPDVVIGILIVQSHNVYALIDPGSTLSYVTPFVAMEFGIEPDQLHEPFSVSTPVGESITVARVYRGCVVTERGRDTTVDLIKLGMVDFDVIMGINWLYSCFSKLDCRTRTMRLEFPNEPIVE, from the coding sequence ATGAGGGGTCATATTCAGAGGCATTGTCACATATCCCGCCAGGGAGCGGGTAGGGGCACAACTCAGTCATCCAGTCCAACAGCTGCTACATCTTCAACCCCCTCTCCAGCTCGAGGTACACCAGCACCCGCAGGGTATGGTATAGCTAGGGGTGGTGCGCAGAGTTCAAGAGGACCCAGCCGGTTCTATTCTATGAGTGGTCGCCAGACTgtagaggcttctccagatgttgttatagGTATTCTGATTGTCCAATCTCAtaatgtgtatgcacttattgaccccggttccactttgtcctatgttaccccttttgttgcaATGGAATTCGGGATAGAACCTGATCAGCTTCATGAGCCATTTTCGGTGTCTACTCCGGTTGGTGAGTCTATTACGGTCGCTCGAGTTTATAGAGGTTGTGTTGTTACGGAACGGGGTAGGGATACCACGGTTGATCTTATTAAGTTAgggatggtcgactttgatgtaataatgggaataaattggctttattcatgcttttccaagcttgattgtcggactagaactatgaggcttgaatttcctaatgagcccaTTGTTGAATGa
- the LOC104225509 gene encoding uncharacterized protein, with translation MTFEFSILGRKLASFLGIIARTPELTPLHVDDWRNFDKEEKKKLVDFVRKKFSIPRRGEAYVLKSLGKKWKDYKCELKGEYLRKYKTKDLLLKNRPSRIPRDQWSGLVAYWLSDKAKAVNGIEPTRAQVFILTHTKRKDGRPLDDDSVKAIEMINERTNNSESSTGQPPRGVAWEGDVYSQVFGNDKSGYVRGLGLGPTPSGLWGSKSSLENIIGEDSSNEAVQRLTQEITELKDKHNEEMNLMKQNQEKMQSELLKMRQLMRKYASNESLPQNINDTSIEQVPAANSRHERVPQRSRIPNVAENTSTSHGTTHLYPSISPAQYA, from the exons ATGACCTTTGAATTTTCTATTCTAG GTCGAAAGCTTGCTAGCTTTCTAGGAATCATTGCGAGAACTCCAGAACTAACACCGTTACATGTAGATGATTGGAGAAATTTTGACAAGGAGGAAAAGAAGAAATTGGTGGATTTTGTGAGG aagAAGTTCTCTATCCCAAGACGAGGAGAAGCTTATGTCCTAAAGTCACTAGGAAAGAAATGGAAAGATTACAAGTGTGAGTTAAAAGGTGAGTATTTGCGAAAATATAAGACTAAAGACCTTTTGCTGAAAAATAGACCAAGTCGCATACCGAGGGATCAATGGAGTGGTCTTGTCGCTTATTGGCTTTCAGATAAAGCTAAG GCTGTAAATGGGATAGAGCCTACACGAGCACAAGTTTTCATATTAACTCATACAAAACGTAAGGATGGTAGACCACTGGATGATGATTCTGTCAAGGCAATt GAAATGATAAATGAAAGGACGAACAATAGTGAGAGCTCTACAGGCCAACCTCCTCGCGGTGTTGCTTGGGAAGGCGATGTGTATTCTCAGGTGTTCGGAAATGACAAAAGTGGATATGTTCGTGGTTTAGGACTTGGTCCAACTCCTTCTGGTCTATGGGGTAGTAAATCTTCCTTAGAAAATATTATCGGAGAGGATTCGTCTAATGAAGCTGTCCAAAGGTTAACACAAGAGATAACCGAGTTAAAGGATAAACATAATGAAGAAATGAATCTGATGAAACAAAATCAGGAGAAGATGCAATCAGAATTACTCAAAATGCGACAATTGATGCGCAAATATGCTTCCAATGAATCTCTGCCTCAAAATATCAATGACACCTCAATTGAACAG GTCCCTGCTGCCAATAGTCGCCATGAACGAGTACCACAAAGATCAAGGATACCTAATGTTGCTGAAAATACTTCAACGTCTCATGGTACTACTCATCTTTATCCTTCG ATTTCACCTGCTCAATATGCCTAG